From a region of the Lactuca sativa cultivar Salinas chromosome 4, Lsat_Salinas_v11, whole genome shotgun sequence genome:
- the LOC128133649 gene encoding uncharacterized protein LOC128133649 yields the protein MHVEKVEAYRAFMNHVKALQVNVPFVEMMLTTPKYFNLLKGLFAARKDLAEEAEIILSELPEKKGDPGSIIILCQFGNAFVTQALTDSGARINLMPFSFFKRLNLPEPRPVNMKIHLADKTTIHPRGVC from the coding sequence ATGCATGTGGAAAAAGTTGAAGCCTATAGAGCCTTTATGAATCATGTTAAAGCCCTCCAAGTCAATGTGCCATTTGTAGAAATGATGCTCACAACACCCAAGTACTTCAACTTACTGAAAGGTCTCTTTGCTGCTAGGAAAGACTTGGCTGAAGAAGCGGAAATAATATTGAGTGAGCTACCCGAAAAGAAGGGCGATCCGGGGAGTATTATAATTCTGTGCCAGTTTGGAAATGCATTTGTCACCCAAGCATTGACCGACTCGGGTGCAAGAATCAATTTGATGCCTTTCTCTTTCTTTAAGAGGTTGAATTTACCGGAGCCAAGACCGGTaaacatgaagatccatttggcggacaaAACAACAATTCATCCACGAGGCGTTTGTTAG